The Cryomorphaceae bacterium 1068 genome window below encodes:
- the mnmD gene encoding tRNA (5-methylaminomethyl-2-thiouridine)(34)-methyltransferase MnmD has product MKVIETKDGSKSLYLPELDETYHSTHGALQESQHVYIKSGIEYLVDQNNPKLIKVFEMGFGTGLNAYLTSDFARKSNCKIHYRTIEKYPLSISDHCSLGYSLLLPSPDYARDCHAIAGATWGQKVEINSNFILEKIEGDFFDYSDQESSFDLLYFDAFGHRAQSELWEIEVFQICASLLRKGGILVTYASKGSARRNMISAGFEVEKIPGAPGKREMMRATKL; this is encoded by the coding sequence ATGAAGGTTATCGAGACGAAAGATGGTAGTAAGTCATTATATCTCCCGGAATTGGATGAAACCTATCATTCTACGCATGGTGCACTCCAAGAATCACAGCATGTTTATATTAAGTCAGGGATTGAGTACTTAGTAGATCAAAATAATCCGAAACTTATAAAAGTCTTTGAGATGGGTTTTGGAACGGGGCTCAATGCCTATCTCACTTCCGATTTCGCAAGGAAATCAAACTGCAAAATTCACTATCGAACCATTGAAAAATACCCATTAAGTATTTCTGATCACTGCAGCTTGGGATATTCGCTCTTACTACCATCACCTGATTACGCTCGAGATTGTCATGCTATTGCCGGAGCTACTTGGGGGCAAAAGGTGGAGATCAATTCGAATTTTATTCTGGAAAAAATTGAGGGTGACTTTTTTGATTATTCAGATCAGGAAAGCAGTTTTGATTTACTCTACTTTGATGCTTTCGGACATCGCGCTCAAAGTGAGCTTTGGGAAATTGAAGTATTTCAAATTTGTGCTTCGTTATTGCGAAAGGGTGGAATCTTGGTGACTTACGCTTCAAAAGGTTCGGCCAGAAGAAACATGATTTCAGCAGGGTTTGAGGTAGAGAAAATTCCCGGAGCACCCGGGAAAAGAGAAATGATGAGAGCCACGAAGTTG
- a CDS encoding T9SS type A sorting domain-containing protein, with the protein MRKLLFLFVFVCAALYSEAQTWVDLMTDDNVNFYEVQEAFEEEWGDQGYIRGRGYKQFKRWEYFMEPRVYPSGERVSGVKFMEALKVMNKMGGSEMKSDNPWTPVGPTSWTGFGWNPGLGRVNATYVDPTNSEHIYVATPAGGLWKSTDNGDSWTSLTDTLVAIGASAIAVNPENTDVIYLATGDGDANDTYSFGVIKSTDGGNSWTPTNLGFDIEDQIRCTDLLMDPQNPEKIYVTSSQGLYVTEDGGETWDQPLSIFLRDVAIHPGNSDIVYTTGTRFYKSENGGESFDQITSGLPFSSEVNRLEMAVTAANDQLVYILAGDAGDSGFQGFYRSTDEGESFELMSNSPNLLGYSQSGDSPGGQSWYDLAIAASPTDEDRVFVGGINVWETTNGGNSWSIKSHWYYPPNIAYTHADIHSLDFFGNALYCGSDGGVFRSEDNGNAWEDISEGLQISQYYRIAVSVSDPDKILAGAQDNGTNLFSSDNAYEHILGGDGNGAAIDYTNDDIMYASYPGGAYQRSTNGGLSFQDYTDGINESGAWVTPFEIHPTNPDILFAGYENVWKNEEGFWTSISNFNAGTTLRALRVAPSNPDVIMASTFQLLYRTEDGGETWDEIGNGLPNLFITSIEVDPQDSDRIWVGLSAYEEGQKVYYSDNGGDNWENITGNLPNIPVNCLHYLQGSNDAIYAGTDAGVFYIDGDLENWSPYNEDLPNVIVNQIVFHYSTQQIFLATYGRGVWKNGFFNSDDLAPIPNFSANNTAICPVGEVIFNNLSLNATSGVEWTFEGGQPESSTESSPLVTYSESGFYPVKIKAINGDVTDSLTITNYIQVLNNESAPYTEDFEEQTEDLEDWIVSEPEQNITWDFNPEVGFLSDKSVFIENYNLIGNGQIELTSQVIDLSQLDTAFISMRAAFARKTDSGYEALRVFVNTDCTDDWTFKKVFPASSALPSVEPTDTYFIPQNEDEWNYLVVTNIQPEERTENFRFRFVFYNNGGNNIYLDDINLSENNVLSSFEQSTFSGEVKLFPNPTTDKVNIALTLTNPETVSLHLMSTDGKLLFQEGPHEMSQGTQNVNLSLGSMAPGSYILEVVGESGISHHKIILAKQ; encoded by the coding sequence ATGAGAAAACTACTGTTTTTATTCGTTTTTGTATGTGCAGCTCTTTACTCAGAAGCCCAGACTTGGGTTGATCTGATGACAGACGATAATGTGAATTTCTACGAGGTTCAAGAGGCCTTTGAAGAAGAATGGGGAGATCAAGGGTACATACGAGGTCGCGGCTACAAGCAATTCAAACGCTGGGAATACTTTATGGAACCACGCGTCTATCCTTCCGGAGAAAGAGTGTCGGGAGTGAAATTTATGGAGGCATTGAAGGTGATGAACAAGATGGGTGGCTCAGAAATGAAATCGGATAATCCGTGGACACCTGTTGGACCCACCTCATGGACAGGATTCGGATGGAACCCCGGGCTTGGCCGAGTGAATGCAACATATGTTGATCCTACCAACTCAGAACATATATATGTGGCCACACCGGCAGGTGGACTATGGAAATCAACTGACAACGGAGACTCATGGACCTCACTTACTGATACATTGGTTGCGATAGGGGCAAGCGCCATAGCTGTAAATCCCGAAAATACAGATGTCATTTATTTGGCGACAGGAGATGGAGACGCAAATGACACCTACAGCTTTGGTGTCATTAAATCTACAGATGGCGGAAACTCTTGGACGCCCACTAATTTGGGTTTTGACATCGAAGATCAAATTCGTTGCACAGACTTACTGATGGACCCTCAGAATCCTGAGAAGATTTACGTCACGTCTTCACAGGGACTATACGTTACCGAGGACGGTGGTGAAACTTGGGATCAACCACTGAGTATATTCTTGAGGGATGTAGCCATTCACCCGGGAAATTCAGATATCGTATATACTACCGGAACCAGATTCTACAAGTCTGAAAACGGAGGTGAAAGCTTTGATCAAATCACTTCAGGTTTACCTTTTTCCTCAGAGGTAAATCGTTTGGAAATGGCCGTTACTGCTGCAAATGATCAATTGGTCTACATTCTGGCAGGAGACGCCGGCGACTCAGGATTTCAAGGTTTTTATAGAAGTACCGATGAAGGAGAGTCCTTTGAATTAATGAGCAACTCACCGAATCTTTTAGGGTACTCACAAAGCGGAGATTCACCGGGTGGTCAAAGCTGGTATGATTTGGCCATTGCCGCTTCGCCTACTGATGAAGACCGAGTATTTGTAGGAGGAATAAACGTTTGGGAAACCACGAATGGGGGAAACAGTTGGAGTATCAAATCACATTGGTACTACCCACCTAATATTGCATACACTCATGCAGACATTCATTCGCTTGACTTTTTTGGAAACGCTCTCTATTGTGGGAGCGACGGAGGTGTTTTTCGCTCAGAAGATAATGGAAATGCGTGGGAAGATATTAGCGAAGGTCTTCAAATCAGTCAGTACTACAGGATTGCCGTTTCAGTGAGTGATCCTGATAAAATTCTAGCTGGTGCACAAGACAATGGTACAAATCTTTTCAGTAGCGACAACGCATACGAACACATACTCGGTGGAGATGGAAACGGAGCGGCCATTGACTATACGAATGATGACATCATGTATGCCTCTTACCCCGGAGGGGCGTATCAACGATCTACCAACGGAGGTCTCTCTTTTCAAGACTACACAGATGGCATAAATGAATCAGGGGCATGGGTTACTCCTTTTGAAATTCATCCGACCAATCCTGATATTCTTTTTGCCGGGTATGAAAATGTTTGGAAAAATGAAGAGGGCTTTTGGACCTCTATTAGCAATTTTAACGCAGGGACTACTTTAAGAGCCCTACGCGTAGCCCCGTCGAATCCCGATGTGATTATGGCTTCCACTTTTCAATTGCTTTACCGAACAGAAGACGGTGGCGAAACGTGGGATGAAATAGGAAATGGACTCCCCAATTTGTTCATCACTTCGATAGAAGTAGATCCCCAAGACAGCGATAGGATTTGGGTAGGGCTTTCGGCATACGAAGAAGGTCAAAAAGTATATTACTCTGACAACGGAGGAGATAATTGGGAGAATATAACCGGCAACTTGCCCAATATTCCCGTGAACTGCTTACACTACCTTCAAGGCAGCAATGACGCGATCTACGCCGGCACCGATGCAGGAGTATTCTACATTGACGGTGATCTCGAAAATTGGAGTCCATACAATGAGGATCTGCCAAATGTTATCGTCAATCAAATCGTATTTCACTATTCAACCCAACAGATCTTCCTAGCAACCTACGGCCGAGGAGTATGGAAAAACGGATTCTTCAATTCGGACGACTTAGCACCGATTCCTAATTTCTCTGCAAATAATACCGCCATTTGTCCAGTCGGCGAAGTAATATTTAATAACCTATCGCTCAATGCCACCTCTGGAGTAGAATGGACATTTGAAGGCGGTCAACCCGAATCAAGCACTGAATCAAGCCCTCTAGTTACTTATTCAGAATCGGGTTTTTATCCGGTAAAGATTAAGGCGATAAATGGAGATGTAACAGACAGCTTGACGATAACGAACTACATTCAAGTATTGAATAATGAAAGTGCTCCCTATACAGAAGATTTTGAAGAGCAAACCGAAGACTTGGAAGATTGGATTGTATCAGAACCTGAGCAGAACATCACTTGGGATTTTAATCCTGAAGTAGGTTTCTTGAGTGATAAATCTGTTTTCATAGAAAACTATAACCTGATCGGGAATGGCCAAATAGAACTTACCAGCCAAGTCATTGACTTATCTCAACTGGACACAGCTTTCATTTCCATGCGAGCAGCCTTTGCCAGAAAAACGGATTCAGGTTACGAGGCTCTCCGAGTATTTGTAAATACTGACTGCACCGATGACTGGACCTTCAAAAAGGTATTCCCTGCCTCGAGCGCCTTACCTTCAGTCGAACCAACGGATACTTATTTCATTCCCCAAAACGAAGATGAATGGAACTATTTGGTAGTGACCAATATTCAACCCGAGGAACGAACGGAAAACTTCAGGTTTCGATTTGTTTTCTACAATAACGGAGGAAACAATATTTACCTCGATGACATAAACCTCTCTGAAAACAATGTACTCAGCTCTTTTGAGCAATCAACATTTAGCGGCGAAGTGAAATTGTTTCCAAACCCCACTACTGATAAGGTCAATATCGCACTGACGCTCACCAATCCCGAAACTGTTTCACTCCATTTGATGTCAACCGACGGAAAACTCTTGTTCCAAGAAGGTCCTCATGAAATGAGTCAGGGAACACAAAACGTAAACCTTTCATTGGGTTCGATGGCTCCCGGATCTTATATTCTTGAAGTGGTTGGCGAGTCTGGAATTTCTCACCATAAAATCATCTTAGCCAAACAGTAA